The following nucleotide sequence is from Myxococcus stipitatus.
GCAGCCCCTCGCCGAAGACTCGCACGAAGCGGGCGCGCTCGGTGGGAGTGCCAGAGCGGTAGTGGGACAGGTCGACGAGGGGGATGCGACGTGGGGTGCCGGACATGGGGCGCGCACTCTATTCCAGGGTGGTGGATTGTCGGCACCGCCAGCGTCGGCTCCCCAACCCTCGTCACGCACCCCGGTCCCGACTTGCCTCCCACCACCCGACACCGGCTCGCACCGGCAGTGGTCGCGCATGGACGGGGATGTCCAGATTATCAGGGCAGGCCCGGGGGAGTGGCATGGCCGAGGTGAGCAGCGGTGATGCGTGCGGTGCGTGCGGCCAGCGCCATGGGGCGACGGCGTCGTGCTCGACGCTGGTCCGCCCGGAGGGCGAGCCACCGCCGAAGCCCCGATGCACGGCTCCGGGCGTGGAGCAGGACGCGCTGGTGGGCTCGCGGCTGGGGAGCTTCCGGCTGGTGCGCAGGCTGGGCCGGGGCGGCATGGGGACGGTGTACCTGGGGGAGCACGTCTCCATCGGCAGCCGGGTGGCGGTGAAGGTGCTGCACGAGCACCTGGCGATGTACCCGGAGCTGGTCCAGCGCTTCCACGCCGAGGCGCGCGCGGTGAACGTCATCGGCCATGAGAACATCGTCAGCATCTTCGACCTGAACGCGGGGCCGCCGCGGCCCTACCTCATCATGGAGTACCTGGATGGCGCGCCGCTGTCGGCGTGGGTGGGGACGCCGCTGCCGGCGCGCGCCGTGGTGTCCGTGCTCGCGCAGGTCTGCGACGCGCTCCAGGCCGCGCACCTGAGCGGCATCGTCCACCGCGACCTGAAGCCGGACAACGTCTTCCTGGTGCGGCGCGCACGCGGCTCGCCCTTCGTGAAGGTGCTCGACTTCGGCATCGCGAAGCTGGTGGACGCGAACATGCCGCAGACGCACGCGGGCATCATCGTGGGCACCCCCGAGTACATGGCTCCGGAGCAGTCGCTGAGCCGCCGCGTGGACGGGCGCGCGGACCTGTACTCGCTGGGCATCATCGCCTACCAGCTCCTCACCGGCCGGCTGCCGTTCGAGGACGAGGGGCTGACGGCCCAGCTCGTGGCGCACCAGATGCGCGAGCCGCCGCCCCTCCGGTCCATCCACGCCGGCGTCCCCGCCGCCCTGGAGCGCGTCATCCTCCACGCGCTCGTCAAGGCTCCGGAGGAGCGCTTCGCCTCCGCCGCCGTGATGCGCGCCGCGCTGGAGGGCGCCATGACGGAGCAGTCGCGCGCGCGCACGCGGGTGCCCGCCCCCGTCGTCGCCGGCTCCCCCCCGCCCGCCGCCCGGGCGTTGTCCTCACCCATCGCTTCGCGCGAACCGGTGGCGCCCGCGGCGCCCTGGGCTCCCGGACCCCATCCCCCCGTGCCCAGGTGGGCCGGAGCCTCGCCGGGGACGCCGTCGGAGGCGCCCCGCGCGGGGGCCCCGGTTCCTGGCGCCGGACCCGGTACACCCCGGCCCGAAGGAGGCTCCCGGGAGGCGCCCCCGCCACGGGGCCGGTCGGTGGAGCTGCCGGTGCGCGTCGTGCTCCAGGCGGGGGAGACGCCGGTCTGGCTCACCGGCTCCGACCTGTCGCGCGGCGGGTTGTTCCTGCGCAGTGACAGCATCCTGCCCCCGCTGTTCAGCCGGCTGCCCGTGGTCCTGGAGCTGGAGGCCGGTCCCCAGTCGGTACTCTGCGAGGTGGTGCGCCACGTCCCGGCGGATCAGGCCCGCGTCTGGGGCATGCCCACCGGCTTCGGGGTCCAGTTCGTCGAGGCCACCGCCTCGCTCAGGGCCGCGGTGGATCAGCTGCTGCGAGAGGGGAGGGCGGCGCGGCCGTCCGTGGCGGATGATCCAGAGGCCGCGCGCGTGCTGGAGGCCTACCGGGCGCGGCTGGCCGGGGACCACTACGCGGTGCTGGAGCTGGCGGCGGACGCGGACATCGGCCTGGTGAGGAGCCGGGCCCGGGAGCTGCGAGCGTCGCTGGGCGCCCTGCGCCAGCGCCCCCTGTCCCCCGGGCAGCAGCTGCTGCTGGATTCGGTGCTGGGACGGCTGCGCGAGGCGGGGGAGGTGCTCGGCACGGTGACCCAGCGGGCCCTCTATGACGCCTGGCGGGGAAACCACCGGGGCATCGCCCGGTGCCTGGAGGCGGGCCTCACCTCGGAGCAGCTCGATGGCCTGCGTCGCGAGTTCCTGGCCCGAAGGCCCCAGTCCGCGGGCATGGCCCGCGTGCATTTCCTGTCCGGCTCCGCCCTGGAGCGCGACGGTCAGCTCGCCCGGGCCCTGGAGACGTATGAGCGGGGGCTCGCCCTGGACCCGCTCGAGTCCATCCTCCACCACCGCTACCGGGTGGTCCGCAGGCAGCTGGATGCCCGGGGCGCGATGGCGCGCATGAACGACAGGGCCCGGCCTCCCTGAGGGAGCCGGGCCCATGGTCCTGCTGGGACGTCGAACCGGGACGACGGACTACTCACCCGTTCCGGCGGCGCACGCGGGGCTCACGTCCTCCAGCTTCTCGGAGCACACGCTCAGCTTGACCAGCCACGCCTCGAGGTCCTCCTCGCTGTTGCAGTTCGGCGTCGGCAGATCCTCGAGGCACTTGGCCGCGTCGGACAGCTTGTCCTTGTCGCTGTCGGAACAATTGTCCAGTGCATCCTCGCAGCCGGCCTTGTCGAACTTCTCGGGCTCGCCACCGCCGCCGCCACAGGCGTCGAACTTGTCGTTGAGGGCGTTGAAGCCGTCCTCGAGGTCGTCACAGACATCGCCGCCGCCGCAGCCGAACAGCAGGGTGGAGCTGGCCAGCAGGCCGATCATGAGCTTCTTCATTATGGATTCCCCCTCGGGAATGAGGTTGGTTGGGCGCCGCGCATCCTAGCGCCCCCTGGCCCGGATTCCAGCCAGCACGGCCTTCCAGGGGAGTAAACGGGACCCGGCCACCCCCGGGGCAAGATGATCCAGCATCCGCCTTGACTCCCCAGGGCATCTCCCGTAAATCCGGCCGTCCTTTGCGCGAGCGGCCGGTTCGACCGTCCGAAATGCGCGGTCGATACCACGGGTTGACCCAACCCGAAGCTGACAGGGGTTTGACGATGTACGCAGTGATTCGCACGGGCGGAAAGCAGTATCGCGTCGCCGAGGGCGATGTGGTCCGGATCGAGAAGATTGCCGGCGACATCGGAGCCGAGGTGGCCTTCACGGATGTCCTCCTGCTGGGTGGCACGGAGAGCCCCAAGGTGGGCCAGCCGACGGTCGCCGGCGCGCGCGTGGTGGGCAAGGTCCTGGCTCAGGACAAGCACCGCCGCGTCCTGCACTTCCGCAAGGAGAAGGAAGGCTGGACCCGCCGCCGTGGTCACCGCCAGCCCTACACCGAGGTGAAGGTCACCTCCATCTCCGGCTAGTCCAGGCCGGACGGTTTCACCTCAAAACTTCAGGAGCAAGGTGTCATGGCCCATAAAAAGGGACAGGGTTCTTCGCGCAACGGGCGCGATTCCAATCCGCAGTACCGCGGCGTGAAGGTGTACGGTGGCGAGGCTGTGTCGGCCGGGAGCATCCTGGTTCGGCAGCTGGGCACCGTCATCCACCCGGGCGCGAACGTGAAGCTCGGCCGCGACTACACCCTCTATTCGGTGGTGGACGGCGTGGTGAAGTACGAGCGCCTGGGCCGCGACCGCAAGAAGGTCTCGGTCTATCCGGCCGCCGAGCAGCCCAGCGCCTGATGGTCGTACCGGCCCTCGTGAAGGGGGCCGGTCGCCAGGCGGCATTCCGAGCGGGTCGCTTCTTCGTCCCGCGCCCTTCGTGGCGCACCGGACACGAGGCGGCCCGCTTTGTGTTTTCCAGGAGACCCCTCCATGAAGTTCGTCGATGAGGTCCGCATCTTCGTGAAGGCGGGCGATGGCGGTAATGGCGCCGTGTCCTTCCGCCGGGAGAAGTTCATCGAGCGCGGTGGGCCCAACGGGGGTGACGGGGGTGACGGGGGTTCGGTCATCTTCGTCGCGGACCCCCAGCTCACCACGCTGCTCGACTACCGCTACCAGCAGCACCACCGCGCCAAGAACGGCGAGCACGGCATGGGCAGCGACTGCAACGGTCGCGCGGCCGAGGACATGGTGCTGAAGGTGCCGGTGGGCACGCTGGTGAAGGACCACGCCACCGAGGAGTTGTTGGTGGACCTGAGCGAGCCCGGCCAGCGCTGGGAGGCGGCGAAGGGCGGGCGGGGCGGCCTGGGCAACATGAACTTCGCCACGTCCACGCGGCAGACGCCGCGCTTCGCCCAGGACGGGACGAAGGGCGAGGAGCGCACGCTGCGGCTGGAGTTGAAGCTCCTGGCGGACGTGGGGCTGCTGGGCTTCCCCAACGCCGGCAAGAGCACGTTCATCTCGAGGGTGAGCAGGGCTCGGCCGAAGGTGGCGGACTATCCGTTCACCACGCTGGTGCCGAACCTGGGCATGGTCCAGTACAAGGACGACCTGTCCTTCGTCATGGCGGACATCCCTGGCATCATCGAGGGCGCCAGCGAGGGCGTGGGGCTGGGGCACCAGTTCCTGCGGCACGTGGAGCGGTGCAAGGTGTTGATCCACCTCATCGACATGGGGGCGGAGGGCGAGGGCCGCGAGCCGCTGCACGACTTCGACGTGCTCAACCGCGAGCTGGCGAAGTACAGCGAGGACCTGGCGAAGCGCCCGCAGGTGGTGGCGGCGAACAAGCTGGATCTGCCCGACGCGCAGGCGCGGCTGGGCGCGTTCACCGAGGCCCTGCGCGAGCGCGGCGTGCGCGTCTACCCCGTCTCGTGTGCCACCGGAGAGGGCATGCAGGCGCTGATGGACTCGGTGGCCGAGGTGCTCTTCACCGGCCGCACCGACAAGCTGCACGTGGAGGTCCCTCCCCGGGCGAAGCCCGCGAAGAAGGCCGCCGAGGCGAAGGCTCCCGTGAAGGGCGCGGCGAAGTCGGCTCCCGCGAAGGGCGTGGCGAAGAAGCCCGCATCGAAGCAGGCACCCTCGAAGGGCGCGGCGAAGAAGGCCACCACGAGGGGCATGGCGAAGCAGGCACCCTCGAAGGCCACCGCGAAGAAG
It contains:
- the rplU gene encoding 50S ribosomal protein L21, with amino-acid sequence MYAVIRTGGKQYRVAEGDVVRIEKIAGDIGAEVAFTDVLLLGGTESPKVGQPTVAGARVVGKVLAQDKHRRVLHFRKEKEGWTRRRGHRQPYTEVKVTSISG
- the obgE gene encoding GTPase ObgE codes for the protein MKFVDEVRIFVKAGDGGNGAVSFRREKFIERGGPNGGDGGDGGSVIFVADPQLTTLLDYRYQQHHRAKNGEHGMGSDCNGRAAEDMVLKVPVGTLVKDHATEELLVDLSEPGQRWEAAKGGRGGLGNMNFATSTRQTPRFAQDGTKGEERTLRLELKLLADVGLLGFPNAGKSTFISRVSRARPKVADYPFTTLVPNLGMVQYKDDLSFVMADIPGIIEGASEGVGLGHQFLRHVERCKVLIHLIDMGAEGEGREPLHDFDVLNRELAKYSEDLAKRPQVVAANKLDLPDAQARLGAFTEALRERGVRVYPVSCATGEGMQALMDSVAEVLFTGRTDKLHVEVPPRAKPAKKAAEAKAPVKGAAKSAPAKGVAKKPASKQAPSKGAAKKATTRGMAKQAPSKATAKKPTSKGAAKKATTKKAPVKGAAKKPTTKGAVSKSSGAKKSAPPKGAAKKGAARKSGGRR
- the rpmA gene encoding 50S ribosomal protein L27 — encoded protein: MAHKKGQGSSRNGRDSNPQYRGVKVYGGEAVSAGSILVRQLGTVIHPGANVKLGRDYTLYSVVDGVVKYERLGRDRKKVSVYPAAEQPSA
- a CDS encoding serine/threonine-protein kinase, whose amino-acid sequence is MAEVSSGDACGACGQRHGATASCSTLVRPEGEPPPKPRCTAPGVEQDALVGSRLGSFRLVRRLGRGGMGTVYLGEHVSIGSRVAVKVLHEHLAMYPELVQRFHAEARAVNVIGHENIVSIFDLNAGPPRPYLIMEYLDGAPLSAWVGTPLPARAVVSVLAQVCDALQAAHLSGIVHRDLKPDNVFLVRRARGSPFVKVLDFGIAKLVDANMPQTHAGIIVGTPEYMAPEQSLSRRVDGRADLYSLGIIAYQLLTGRLPFEDEGLTAQLVAHQMREPPPLRSIHAGVPAALERVILHALVKAPEERFASAAVMRAALEGAMTEQSRARTRVPAPVVAGSPPPAARALSSPIASREPVAPAAPWAPGPHPPVPRWAGASPGTPSEAPRAGAPVPGAGPGTPRPEGGSREAPPPRGRSVELPVRVVLQAGETPVWLTGSDLSRGGLFLRSDSILPPLFSRLPVVLELEAGPQSVLCEVVRHVPADQARVWGMPTGFGVQFVEATASLRAAVDQLLREGRAARPSVADDPEAARVLEAYRARLAGDHYAVLELAADADIGLVRSRARELRASLGALRQRPLSPGQQLLLDSVLGRLREAGEVLGTVTQRALYDAWRGNHRGIARCLEAGLTSEQLDGLRREFLARRPQSAGMARVHFLSGSALERDGQLARALETYERGLALDPLESILHHRYRVVRRQLDARGAMARMNDRARPP